One part of the Humulus lupulus chromosome 9, drHumLupu1.1, whole genome shotgun sequence genome encodes these proteins:
- the LOC133801072 gene encoding uncharacterized protein LOC133801072: MAEIEQTAAEVYAPRSVQLWRALMNWLDFFFEIILQILRGTPCVPQVLSCIGLSHNRILSSSSPSFKPLPLVELPLCLEDGVSAADAHDPGHGSDPLEKLTVVLDLDETLICAYETSSLPSMIRTQATDAGLKWFELECVSSDKECDGKPKISYVTVFERPGLHEFLKQLGEFAVLVLFTAGLEGYARPLVDRIDVENRFSHRLYRPSTVSTEFREHVKDLSCISKDLSRVVLVDNNPFSFLLQPLNGIPCVPFSAGQPYDDQLLEVLLPLLKNLCQQKDVRPVLHERFHMPEWFQMHGIPSSNFK; the protein is encoded by the exons ATGGCGGAGATCGAGCAGACGGCGGCGGAGGTGTACGCGCCGAGGTCTGTCCAACTATGGCGAGCATTGATGAACTGGCTGGATTTCTTCTTCGAGATCATTCTGCAGATCCTGAGAGGCACGCCCTGTGTACCTCAGGTGCTTTCCTGCATCGGTCTCAGCCATAATCggattctctcttcttcttctccttccttcaagCCCTTGCCCCTTGTCGAACtccctctctgcctcgaagatgGTGTCTCCGCCGCCGACGCCCACGATCCAGGACATGGCTCTGATCCTCTTGAAAAGCTCACT GTTGTTCTCGACTTGGATGAGACCTTAATTTGTGCATATGAAACTTCTAGCTTGCCCTCCATGATTCGAACTCAAGCCACTGATGCTGGGTTGAAGTGGTTTGAGTTGGAATGTGTGTCTTCAGACAAG GAATGTGATGGAAAACCAAAGATAAGTTATGTAACAGTGTTCGAACGTCCTGGTTTGCACGAATTCTTAAAACAGCTTGGTGAATTTGCAGTCCTTGTACTATTTACTGCTGGTCTCGAAG GGTATGCTAGACCACTTGTTGATAGGATTGATGTTGAGAATCGATTTAGCCATCGTCTATATCGTCCTTCTACAGTAAGCAC GGAATTTCGAGAACATGTGAAGGACCTATCTTGTATTTCTAAAGATCTCTCTCGAGTTGTCCTTGTCGATAACAACCCATTTAGTTTTCTGCTGCAGCCATTGAATGGTATACCCTGTGTTCCATTTTCTGCTGGACAGCCATATGATGATCAG CTTTTGGAGGTCTTGCTTCCCCTCCTCAAGAACCTTTGTCAACAAAAGGATGTTAGGCCTGTGCTTCATGAACGATTCCACATGCCTGAATGGTTTCAAATGCATGGGATTCCCTCATCTAACTTCAAATAA